The DNA window aGAGTGAGGACAGGGGGAGGAGAGGTAGAGAGGTGAGTGGAGGAGTGTGGAGAGCTGGAGGAGAGGTAGAGAAGTGAGTGGAGGAGTGTGAAGAGGTGGAGGAGTGGAGGAATGTGAGAGGTCAGTGGAGGAGAGGTAGAGAGGTGAGTGGAGGAGTGGGGACAGGGGGAGAAGAGGTAGAGTGAggacaggaggaggagaggtaGAGTGAGGACAGGGGGAGGAGAGGTAGAGAGGTGAGTGGTGGAGTGTGGAGAGCTGGAGGAGAGGTAGAGAAGTGAGTGGAGGAGTGTGGAGAGGTGGAGGAGTGGAGGAATGTGAGAGGTCAGTGGAGGAGAGGTAGAGAGGTGAGTGGAGGAGTGGGGACAGGAGGAGGAAAGGTAGAGTGAGGACAGGGGGAGGAGAGGTAGAGAGGTGAGTGGTGGAGTGTGAAGAGGTGGAGGAGTGGAGGAATGTGAGAGGTCAGTGGAGGAGAGGTAGAGAGGTGAGTGGAGGAGTGGggacaggaggaggagaggtaGAGTGAGGACAGGGGGAGGAGAGGTAGAGAGGTGAGTGGTGGAGTGTGGAGAGCTGGAGGAGAGGTAGAGAAGTGAGCAGAGGAGTGTGAAGAGGTGGAGGAGTGGAGGAATGTGAGAGGTCAGTGGAGGAGAGGTAGAGAGGTGAGTGGAGGAGTGGGGACAGGGAGAGGAGAGGTAGAGAGGTGAGTGGTGGAGTGTGGAGAGCTGGAGGAGAGGTAGAGAAGTGAGTGGAGGAGTGTGAAGAGGTGGAGGAGTGGAGGAATGTGAGAGGTCAGTGGAGGAGAGGTAGAGAGGTGAGTGGAGGAGTGGGGACAGGGAGAGGAGAGGTAGAGAGGTGAGTGGTGGAGTGTGGAGAGCTGGAGGAGAGGTAGAGAAGTGAGTGGAGGAGTGTGAAGAGGTGGAGGAGTGGAGGAATGTGAGAGGTCAGTGGAGGAGAGGTAGAGAGGTGAGTGGAGGAGTGGGGACGGGGAGGAAAGGTAGAGGTGTGAGTGGTGGAGTGTGGAGAGCTGGAGGAGAGGTAGAGAAGTGAGCGGAGGAGTGTGAGGACGATGTGCTGATGTGTCATGATGTGTTGTGGCTGGTGGAGGAGTGtggagaggtggaggagaggTAGAGGTGAGTggaggagagatggaggaggaTCTCTGAAGAACTGAGAGTAAGTTGTTGTGGAGCTCTGTGTTAAATGTGATCTTCTTGTTGCAGACAAATAAATATCCTGATCCAGATCCTCAGGAGCATGACCGGTTCTGTCCACCCTGAGCAGTCTGGACTGAATGACCTCACACTGATGGTGCCCGAGTGCAGTTCTGAACAGGGAACAAGAGCAGGGCGTTTTGAACACGGTCATTCTTCAGGAGAACGCTCGGTGACTCCTCAGTGCACACTTCAGAGAGAATAGAAATACTGCTGACCTCAAGGTTCAGACACATGCTGGAGTCtgaggggggagctgtgggtaacaccacacacctcacaacAGTagactagggtttgattccccaCCTGGGCAGGAAAACCACCAAAAAGGACCACACCACTAAAACAGTACTGGCACTCTTACACTCAACGACATACACCTGACACTGATATAGCTTCATAAGTTAGGAATGACTCTGATTGGTTATTACAGGTTCTGGCTTGTTATGATTTGTAATGATGAGTTGTGGTTGGTCATGATTGGTCATGATGTGATGTGGCTGGTTATGATGTGTTGTGGCTGGTTATGATCGGTCATGATGTGATGTGGCTGGTTATGATCAGTCATGATGTGATGTGGCTGGTTATGATCGGTCATGATGTGCTGTGGCTGGTTATGATCAGTCATTATGTGCTGTTGCTGGTTATGATCGGTCATGTGTTGTGGCTGGTTATGATCGGTCATGATGTGATGTGGCTGGTTATGATCGGTCATGATGTGATGTGGCTGGTTATGATCGGTCATGATGTGCTGTTGCTGGTTATGATCGGTCATGTGTTGTGGCTGGTTATGATCGGTCATGATGTGATGTGGCTGGTTATGATCGGTCATGATGTGATGTGGCTGGTTATGATCGGTCATGATGTTCTGTGGCTGGTTATGATCGGTCATGATGTGCTGTTGCTGGTTATTATCGGTCATGTGTTGTGGCTGGTTATGATCGGTCATGGTGTGTTGTGGCTGGTTATGATCGGTCATGTGTTGTGGCTGGTTATGATCGGTCATGATGTGTTGTGGCTGGTTATGATCGGTCATGATGTGTTGTGGCTGGTTATGATCGGTCATGATGTGTTGTGGCTGGTTACGATCGGTCATGATATGTTGTGGCTGGTTATGATCAGTCATGATGTGATGTAGCTGGTTATGATCAGTCATGATGTGATGTGGCTGGTCATGATCGGTCATGATGTgatgtggctgtttatgatcggTCATGATGCGATGTGGCTGGTTATGATCGGTCATGATGTGATGTGGCTGGTTATGATCGGTCATGATGTGTTGTGACTGGTTATGATCGGTCATGATGTGATGTGGCTGGTTATGATCAGTCATGATGTGATGTGGCTGGTTATGATCAGTCATGATGTGATGTGGCTGGTTATGATCAGTCATGATGTGATGTGGCTGGTTATGATGTGATGTGGCTGGTTATGATTGGTCATGATGTGTTGTGGCTGGTTATGATCGGTCATGATGTGTTGTGGCTGGTTATGATTGGTCATGATGTGTTGTGACTGGTTATGATCGGTCATGATGTGATGTGGCTGGTTATGATCGGTCATGATGTGATGTGGCTGGTTATGATTGGTCATGATGTGATGTGGCTGGTTATGATTGGTCATGATGTGATGTGGCTGGTTATGATTGGTCATGATGTGTTGTGGCTGGTTATGATCGGTCATGATGTGTTGTGGCTGGTTATGATCGGTCATGATGTGTTGTGGCTGGTTATGATGTGTTGTGACTGGTTATGATCGGTCATGATGTGTTGTGGCTGGTTATGATGTGTTGTGACTGGTTATGATCGGTCATGATGTGTTGTGGCTGGTTATGATGTGATGTGACTGGTTATGATTGGTCATGATGTGTTGTGACTGGTTATGATTGGTCATGATGTGTTGTGACTGGTTATGATCGGTCATGATGTGTTGTGGCTGGTTATGATGTGTTGTGACTGGTTATGATTGGTCATGATGTGTTGTGGCTGGTAATGATGTGTTGTGACTGGTTATGATTGGTCATGATGTGTTGTGGCTGGTTATGATTGGTCATGGTGTGTTGGGGCTGGTTATGATTGGTCATGGTGTGTTGTGGCTGGTTATGATTGGGCATGGTGTGCTGTGGCTGGTCATGATGTATTGTGACTGGTTATGATTGGTCATGATGTGTTGTGACTGGTTATTATTGGTCATGATGTGTTGTGACTGGTTATGATCGGTCATGATGTGTTGTGGCTGGTTATGATGTGTTGTGACTGGTTATGATTGGTCATGATGTGTTGTGGCTGGTAATGATGTGTTGTGACTGGTTATGATTGGTCATGATGTGTTGTGGCTGGTTATGATTGGTCATGGTGTGTTGTGGCTGGTTATGATTGGTCATGGTGTGCTGTGGCTGGTCATGATGTATTGTGACTGGTTATGATTGGTCATGATGTGTTGTGACTGGTTATGATCGGTCATGATGTGTTGTGGCTGGTTATGATCAGTCATGATGTGATGTAGCTGGTTATGATCAGTCATGATGTGATGTGGCTGGTTATGATCGGTCATGATGTgatgtggctgtttatgatcggTCATGATGTGTTGTGACTGGTTATGATCGGTCATGATGTGTTGTGGCTGGTTATGATGTGTTGTGACTGGTTATGATTGGTCATGATGTGTTGTGGCTGGTTATGATGTGTTGTGACTGGTTATGATTGGTCAAGATGTGTTGTGGCTGGTTATGATGTGTTGTGACTGGTTATGATCAGTCATGATGTGATGCGGCTGGTTATGATGTGATGTGGCTGGTTATGATTGGTCATGATGTGATGTGGCTGGTTATGATGTGATGTGGCTGGTTATGATTGGTCATGATGTGTTGTGGCTGGTTATGATCGGTCATGATGTGTTGTGGCTGGTTATGATCGGTCATGATGTGTTGTGGCTGGTCATGATGTGTTGTGGCTGGTTATGATGTGTTGTGACTGGTTATGATCGGTCAAGATGTGTTGTGGCTGGTTATGATGTGTTGTGACTGGTTATGATTGGTCATGATGTGTTGTGACTGGTTATGATCGGTCATGATGTGTTGTGGCTGGTTATGATGTGTTGTGACTGGTTATGATTGGTCATGATGTGTTGTGGCTGGTAATGATGTGTTGTGGCTGGTTATGATGTGATGTGACTGGTTATGATTGGTCATGATGTGTTGTGACTGGTTATGATTGGTCATGATGTGTTGTGACTGGTTATGATCGGTCATGATGTGTTGTGGCTGGTTATGATGTGTTGTGACTGGTTATGATTGGTCATGATGTGTTGTGGCTGGTAATGATGTGTTGTGACTGGTTATGATTGGTCATGATGTGTTGTGGCTGGTTATGATTGGTCATGGTGTGTTGTGGCTGGTTATGATTGGTCATGGTGTGCTGTGGCTGGTCATGATGTATTGTGACTGGTTATGATTGGTCATGATGTGTTGTGACTGGTTATGATCGGTCATGATGTGTTGTGGCTGGTTAGGATCGGTCATGATGTGTTGTGGCTGGTTATGATCGGTCATGATGTTTTATGGCTGGTTATGATTGGTTATGATGTGTTGTGGCTGGTTATGATATGTTATAATGTGTTGTGACTGGTTATGATCGGTCATGATGTGTTGTTACTGGTTATGATTGGTCATGATGTGTTGTGACTGGTTATGATTGGTTATGATGTGTTGTGACTGGTTATGATTGGTCATGGTGTGTTGTGACAGGTTGTGATTGGTCATGGTGTGTTGTGACAGGTTATGATTTGTCATGGTGTGTTGTGACTGGTTATGATTGGTCATGGTGTGTTGTGACTGGTTATGATCGGTCAAGATGTGTTGTGGCTGGTTATGATGTGTTGTGACTGGTTATGATTGGTCATGATGTGTTGTGGCTGGTAATGATGTGTTGTGACTGGTTATGATTGGTCATGATGTGTTGTGGCTGGTTATGATTGGTCATGGTGTGTTGGGGCTGGTTATGATTGGTCATGGTGTGTTGTGGCTGGTTATGATTGGTCATGGTGTGCTGTGGCTGGTCATGATGTATTGTGACTGGTTATGATTGGTCATGATGTGTTGTGACTGGTTATGATTGGTCATGATGTGTTGTGACTGGTTATGATCGGTCATGATGTGTTGTGGCTTGTTATGATGTGTTGTGACTGGTTATGATTGGTCATGATGTGTTGTGGCTGGTAATGATGTGTTGTGGCTGGTTATGATGTGATGTGACTGGTTATGATTGGTCATGATGTGTTGTGACTGGTTATGATTGGTCATGATGTGTTGTGACTGGTTATGATCGGTCATGATGTGTTGTGGCTGGTTATGATGTGTTGTGACTGGTTATGATTGGTCATGATGTGTTGTGGCTGGTTATGATTGGTCATGGTGTGTTGTGGCTGGTTATGATTGGTCATGGTGTGCTGAGGCTGGTCATGATGTATTGTGACTGGTTATGATTGGTCATGATGTGTTGTGACTGGTTATGATCGGTCATGATGTGTTGTGGCTGGTTATGATCGGTCATGATGTTTTATGGCTGGTTATGATTGGTCATGGTGTGTTGTGACAGGTTGTGATTGGTCATGGTGTGTTGTGACTGGTTATGATTTGTCATGGTGTGTTGTGACTGGTTATGATTGGTCATGGTGTGTTGTGACTGGTTATGATTGGTCATGGTGTGTTGTGACTGGTTATGATTGGTCATGATGTGTTGTGACTGGTTATGATTGGTCATGATGTGTTGTGGCTGGTTATGATTGGTCATGGTGTGTTGTGGCTGGTTATGATTGGTCATGGTGTGCTGAGGCTGGTCATGATGTATTGTGACTGGTTATGATTGGTCATGATGTGTTGTGACTGGTTATGATCGGTCATGATGTGTTGTGGCTGGTTATGATCGGTCATGATGTGTTGTGGCTGGTTATGATCGGTCATGATGTTTTATGGCTGGTTATGATTGGTCATGATGTGTTGTGGCTGGTTATGATATGTTATAATGTGTTGTGACTGGTTATGATTGGTCATGATGTGTTGTGACTGGTTATGATCGGTCATGATGTGTTGTGACTGGTTATGATTGGTCATGATGTGTTGTGACTGGTTATGATTGGTCATGGTGTGTTGTGACAGGTTGTGATTGGTCATGGTGTGTTGTGACTGGTTATGATTTGTCATGGTGTGTTGTGACTGGTTATGATTGGTCATGATGTGTTATGACTGGTTATGATCGGTCATGATGTGTTGTGACTGGTTATGATCGGTCATGATGTGTTGTGGCTGGTTATGATCGGTCATGATGTGTTGTGGCTGGTTATGATATGTTATAATGTGTTGTGACAGGTTATGATTTGTCATGGTGTGTTGTGACTGGTTATGATTGGTCATGGTGTGTTGTGACTGGTTATGATTGGTCATGGTGTGTTGTGACTGGTTATGATCGGTCATGATGTGTTATGACTGGTTATGATCGGTCATGATGTGTTGTGACTGGTTATGATCGGTCATGATGTGTTGTGGCTGGTTATGATCGGTCATGATGTGTTGTGGCTGGTTATGATATGTTATAATGTGTTGTGACTGGTTATGATCGATCATGATGTGTTGTGACTGGTTATGATTGGTCATGATGTGTTGTGACTGGTTATGATTGGTCATGATGTGTTGTGGCTGGTTATGATTGGTCATGATGTGTTGTGGCTGGTTATGATATGTTATAATGTGTTGTGACTGGTTATGATCGGTCATGATGTGTTGTGACTGGTTATGATTGGTCATGATGTGTTGTGACTGGTTATGATTGGTCATGATGTGTTGTGACTGGTTATGATCGGTCATGATGTGTTGTGGCTGGAGTTAGATTCAGGATTACAGTTAGGGTTAGGCTGAGGCATCTTAAACAAGCACAAAATGCTGCTATGTCTAACCTTTTGAGGCttgtacaaaacaaacaaagatcAGACTGAACTCACGCTACAGGGGTAAAAGCCTTAGATCAAAAATGTCACCTCACTCTGTTTAATAATGTCTGCCAAATGCTCtatgtgtaaatgtatataacTGTGTGATCTTAATGAACCACTAAGTGTGGTTTATTCTGTTTTCTTCCCAGTTATCAGGTGTCACCACCTTCACCCACTATCTAGTACTCCCCACAATCTCATACAACAACACCAGCCGGAGTGAGTGAGGGCAGCACATGCTTCCTTTAAGCCATGCCACTGGACATGtgccactggacagctcaacacgcttggaggagaacacagactGTTTTTGGGTACCAAAACCTTTGCACACTCTTTAGattcagtaacacacacacaaataaaacacacacactctgtttgtGAAATGATGTGTGTTTGATTGAAACAGTCCCACTGCGCTATTACACTGAATCTAATCTGCTCTTGTCCCTTATTGGAACGTGAAGGGGCAGCAAAGAGATCAATCAAAAACAAGCTGACCACAGATCTCTCCCTCTAGACTCAATCCAGCCtttaacacacacccacacacacacacagctgtatgCACCACACATCCTTCAAGTGCTGTCCACACAAAGCGACATCTGGCCATTCGATTAATCCTGTCCGTTGCCAGTGGGATCTAATTGTAAAAGCAGGATAAACACTTTGATtcgggattttttttcttcccctcccCTCCACCCCTTCTCCTGCCTGCTCTCAAATTACTCCCACCGCCTTAAGGCTTCGGAGGCCAAGAAATTGGTTTAAAGCACGAGACCATGACATGAGTACCAATGGCCCTGTCACCCCTCTTCAAGCCTGGGCACCCTTAACGTTTCTATTAGACCCTGGACTATTGTTATGGCAGCTTCTCCTTAAAGAAGATTAAAAAGGGCAGTTGGTCAGAGGAGGCGCTGAATCAGATGCGGTCTGATGTGTGGAAAAATGTGTGGAGTGCATTTTCAAAGCCATCAGAGAGGTGAGACCCGGAAAATAATGAGAGACTCCTTAAAACATCAGCTGCAGAAAGCTTGAATTCCATCCAGTTTTATAGACAACAGAGTGTCAGagtcagaaaccacataagcAAATCTGTTCAAAAGACTGCACCACGCTAGAGGGTAACACATCAGCCTCCATTACAGCTGAAGACAAACATCAGGCATCAAAGATGTCTTGGCTTAAGCATGTCAAAAAGAGAAGGGCAAACGTggtgttcctcaaggctctgttcTAGGCCCATTGTTGTTCCCGTTGTATGTGCTTTCTCTGAGCACAGTTATCTGCAACATGGGATTAAGATTCCATTATTTGTTAGCCATATGAGACCGGCAGCTTCAGAgcagaactaaaaaaaaaacacacaaaaaagaagcACACTTTCGAcatcaaacatgtcttggctgactgACTGCGTTTGGGAAAAGCAATCACTGCAATGGCACTTTAAAATCATCTGGGAGGCAAGACCTGGAACTTAATGAGAGAGTCcataaaacagcagcagcagtagtagcTTGAGTTTTGTCCATATTTTATAGATAAGTGTCTCTCTAAAGggtcagaaaccacataaacaACTCCATTAGAGATTACTGTACGACTGGACAAAGTTGGAGGCAAGTAAATGATGAGTTAGGCCTGCAGTTTGGACAGCTGATAAACTTTGAGCTTCCATTACAGCTACAGATGcgaatttaaaaaaacagaacatgtcTCAGCTCACTGACTGGGTTTGGGAAAAGGGGGCAGTCACAGGAATGGCATTCTCTTGATTCAAAACCAAAGTTGCATGCGTAAAAGTTTTCAGAAGAAATTGTCAAAAGTGGTGTTCTACAAAGCTCTGTGCTTGGTACCTTTAAATTATCATTATATATGCTTTCACTGATTACAACATGGTATTAGCTACATAGCTTACCACAGGGTTACATTGCCTTTCTTTTCAAAGAGGaagaatttttattttctgaaccTAAACAAGCCATTTCTGCTTGTCACCAGTTCCCCTGCTTATGGTGAACTTTTGGATCCCatgaaatataacatttttttttttaaaaataaatattttatctcATGTATTAGCCTAGTAGTTTATCGCAGAAGTTTAGCAAGATCTGTGCCAACCTTCTACATTACAGTCATCTGAGCTGCCGTGGCAGTAATGGTtgagtatttaaataaaatgaaactacacttcttattgtaaattgttatGTAGAATATCCAACCAGGTTAATACAAAATCTACAAATGAAATTTTGATAACCAGACTTCATTGTTCacctcaccaccaccatcagtcCTACTTAGCTACTGCTTAGCCCCAACCCCCCTCCCTCACTATGGTGCTAGCTAGCATAGGGAACCATGTCTGATGTGAGACATCTGGAAAGTTTGCCTTCTGTGGCACTGCAAGACCAGCTAAGATAGGGATCATATGTTAGAACccacttaagaaaaaaaaactatcagATAACTGAACAACCAGACACATCCCAGAGTATGGGATGTTTGATGTCCTCAGTAGACAGACTGCTAATTTAAAAGCGCTGTTTAGTTTTAGtgacattagcctcatagctccagtgcaaacCTAAAGAAGCCATTTGAGATGAGGGGAAATTTGTGTCAATTGTTGTGAAATGGCTGTTAATGATAGGCCCTCTCCCCCTTGTCTAGCTTCTGTGACCTGACCATTTCTACTAAACCCAGGACTACGGCTACAGGACTATTGGTTGGTGGGAGTAGGAGCTGAATCAGATGCTGCCTGATGCTGGAATAAACACCTGAAGTGCACTTTAAAAGCCATCTGGGAGGTGAGGGCTGTTAAAATTTTGTAAAACGCAGGAGGAGAGGACTGGCTATATATCACAGGATTAGGGTGGGCGAAGTGTTTGGACGTGTATGTGTTAATTTCAGAGCTGTTTAAACAGCTTCCGACGCGTGTGCTCCGTGTTAAACACCTTTTAGTAGCTTTGAAGGACTGGCTGGGAGATAAGGAGTGTGTATCACCCAGTCCAAATCAGGCGGACTCAAGGAGGGAGGGTaatcagagcagtgtgtgtgtgtgtgagatggctCTTTGGCTGATCGAATACATCCTTCCTCCTGATCAGGATTCTAGCTGCCATGAGTAAGGCCTTGGCCTTGGCTAAAGAAGCCAATCCTGATGCACAAATCACTCCACGGCCGCAATTAAGCAGCCTACTAAAAAGAATTTGAGCTGTAATTACATCCTTCACACAGGCACACTGTCCAAGAAATGTCCATCAAGACTTTGGAGATTTACATTTCCTCACTGATAAAAGGTGATATTTAAGGTGACATTTCATTTAAAGGTGATATTCAtgatttaattccaataaactttattaatataaataaaattaagaagATTTTTCCCTCATCATTTGCTAGATCCCTGTTCTGTTCACACTCTAGAAAAACATCCgctgtttgtacacagccctgaaTCAGTAAATGGGTAACAAAAACATGACTCGGTCCGTAAAAAGACTCTGGCCCAGCCACTgctgagaaacagcatctggaaaCGTCTGGATGGTGGAGGGAACTCAGAACTCAATATTAAAATTGActtctcactcaaacacatCATTGCACTTCAAAGGTTTGGCGCAGGACAGTGGCTTGCTGCAGGGGGAATACAGTTTTAACATTGGTAGGTAAATACCGGGGAAaaaatacatagtgcagtttatgCAGTGTGGAGCACAGAGTAGCCAAAAGGCACTATTCTcaatattacaggtcagtgaagcatcaaaatcattttgaaaatgttattttaaaataaaaatatctagAGGTGGGAGCAGCATACAAAGTGGGGCTGTCCATACCAGAATGCCCTCGCTGGGCTTTGGCTCACCTGATTGCTTGTCAATGCTAGCTAGGCAATGCAGCCTTATggctgttattatttgttagAGACATGGAAAAATGTGGAAAGCTTAACAGTCTGTAGTCTGTTTGTGGCGAAGTTGTTGAATAAATAATGGTTCTTGCAACCCAACTCCTGTCTCTGGCGTCCTGCTTCTGGGGTGGCAAACAACTTGCTAAAACAAGTAATCATTAAGGCATACACTTTGTCCAATGCCAGTTGGTAAACTATGATGTATATGAACACCATATTCTTTGTTTAACGTTTACCAGACTAATAACTGTACAACAATTAAAAAGTGGTGTGccacaaggctctattctcAGCCCGCTGTTGTTGTCATTGTTTATGCTGTCACTGAGTACTCTAAACACCTGCGTAAGTTATATTTGATCAGTAAAGTTTCTGCAAGACCATTAATGGAAAGGCAAATGAAATGTTCATCCAAAACCTGTGGTGAAATGTCTCCCTGCTGCGCTGCCTATGGATGAAAGAAAAGGACTGTGTTTGATGTCTGCAACTTGACCCTGAGCTGCCTTGATACCTCTTCTAACCTCTAGCAAAAACAGCACTGGTGAATTGTCTAACTGTACAGGTGTCTGTTAGCTGAGGTAATAGATTcaggcagttagtgttctcctccaagtgtgctgagctgCCCAATGACACGGTTTTACAAAATGTGGCACGGTCTCCCAATTGGCCCAGCAATGTAAGCTTATCTTCCGAAGAACAGCAGATCAATTGTGGTGATGTCTCAGTCACCAAGGCTAGAGAGCTCATTcggcctcactctctctcggtggaacctactactgcaggaaaagaaagcTGAATAGCACacaaaatgaccaatcataagtctgttttggcatgacgtgtagaAGGACCTGTCCCAGAGCAAGTACCAAACAATACACaaatgtacagagagccaatcagaacgcaGCTGGAAGTATCCTAACAGTTCGGCCAGCTTTATGAAGGCATCAGACTCTCCATTGACTTGTGGGAAATTTTTCAACAATGTGTAGCTTCTAGTGTCTGAGGAAGCTTGTGTGTCTTTTCCAGCTTGGCCGAATCATGTGAATAATATGAGTAACTAAAGAACCTTGATAATCTTTAATCTTGTAAGTGATTATTaggagtgtgtgggggggatTGATTTGGAATAGCTAGATGGATCAGTTTCTTGGACTAAAAGAACTGGCCAATAGAGACCTTGTCAGATGCTATAGGCTCTGTTGCATCTCAGCTGTGAGAAAGCgctaaatataattataaaaggCTGAGCCTCACTCTTGATTACATTACACTGTAGCACCCTTTTGTTGTTCTTTGAGAGCTTGTGCAACACACTTAATTGGATTGTGGTCCATGAGATGCTGGCAGAAacgttattttattttatatttttgggtGCAATCTCACCATACGTGCTTTTTAAAACGATTTTTTAGCCTGAATCCTCTGTGACACTGAAAGATGCTGTGAACATTAGTGACAAACGcaattaaaaacagcattttgtGGATGTGGTGGGCTGCTCGGTCCCCCATGGAGTTTGGATGGATTTCTGAGTTCAGTTAAGcactgcattgtgtgtgtgtgtgtgtgtgtgtgttaatgtgggaAGGCAAGAACAAAAATTAAGCAGAAAATACAGCATCACATAACATTGTTCAGTGGGATATTCATCTTCTTTTCTGAAGGGTCTTTGAAGGAGGCTCTTATTCCTTCAAGACAATGAATGGAGCTCTAAAcaaccaaccaaacaaaaaaaatgcaaaatctTTAATAAACTATAACAAGCAGCAGGCATTTAAAtccacatattcactcactacATTATTTCAAAGTCATACCAAACTAGTTTTTTTGGGAATCAtaattgtttcattcattcattcactttctgtGACCACTTCATTCtatttagggtcgcagtgggtcctgagccgAAACAGAATCAATGCGTGCAaaccaggaacacacactggatatggcaccagtccatcacaaatGTCAAACAGCCAATTCACACACCAACGTGTGTGTTGGGAATGTGGGAGAAATCCGGAACACCTGGAAGAaccccagacagacacagggtgtACATACAACACCCCCCAATAACCTGAGGTGGCCTCaatgaccctggagctgtgtgcctaAAGCCCCACCATCCCTCACCATGTGAAGATGTATTTTGTGAAATTATAATCCTCTACATGTTTCTTTGGATGAAAAATGACTAAGGTTTTAGGGACAAATAAAATTGACACCC is part of the Hoplias malabaricus isolate fHopMal1 chromosome 4, fHopMal1.hap1, whole genome shotgun sequence genome and encodes:
- the LOC136694930 gene encoding sex-determining region Y protein-like, which produces MTDHNQPHHIMTDHNQPHHIMTDHNQPHHIMTDHNQSQHIMTDHNQPHHIMTDHNQPHRIMTDHKQPHHIMTDHDQPHHIMTDHNQLHHIMTDHNQPQHIMTDRNQPQHIMTDHNQPQHIMTDHNQPQHIMTDHNQPQHMTDHNQPQHTMTDHNQPQHMTDNNQQQHIMTDHNQPQNIMTDHNQPHHIMTDHNQPHHIMTDHNQPQHMTDHNQQQHIMTDHNQPHHIMTDHNQPHHIMTDHNQPQHMTDHNQQQHIMTDHNQPQHIMTDHNQPHHIMTDHNQPHHIMTDHNQPQHIITSHITS